The Saccharomonospora glauca K62 genome has a segment encoding these proteins:
- the pyrR gene encoding bifunctional pyr operon transcriptional regulator/uracil phosphoribosyltransferase PyrR — protein sequence MAPRSRGVTGSAAERELLSAGDVARTIARMAHQVIEKTALGAEGMPPPVLLGIPTRGAPLATRLSTKITEFSGVTVPAGTLDVTLYRDDLRRRPTRPLSQTQLPDTGIDDRVVILVDDVLYSGRTVRAALDALRDHGRPRAVQLAVLVDRGHRELPIRADYVGKNVPTSRSEDVSVLLAEVDGRDAVLLGVRR from the coding sequence GTGGCGCCACGATCACGTGGCGTGACGGGATCGGCCGCTGAGCGCGAGTTGCTCTCGGCCGGTGACGTTGCGCGCACCATCGCCCGAATGGCCCATCAGGTCATCGAAAAGACCGCGCTGGGTGCCGAGGGCATGCCTCCACCCGTGTTGCTCGGGATCCCCACGAGGGGGGCACCGCTCGCCACCCGACTCAGCACGAAGATCACCGAATTCTCCGGGGTGACGGTGCCCGCGGGCACGCTCGACGTCACTCTCTACCGCGACGATCTTCGGCGCAGGCCCACGCGCCCCCTTTCGCAGACGCAGCTTCCCGACACCGGCATCGACGACCGCGTCGTGATCCTGGTCGACGACGTGCTGTACTCCGGCCGCACCGTCAGGGCGGCGTTGGACGCGCTGCGGGACCACGGTCGGCCCAGGGCGGTGCAACTGGCGGTGCTCGTCGACCGGGGACACCGGGAGCTTCCCATCCGCGCCGACTACGTCGGCAAGAACGTGCCCACCTCGCGCTCGGAGGACGTCTCCGTGCTGCTCGCCGAGGTGGACGGCCGGGACGCCGTACTGCTGGGGGTACGTCGATGA
- a CDS encoding aspartate carbamoyltransferase catalytic subunit, with translation MKHLLSTEGLDAASATAVLDTADELKRTLLGREVRKLPTLRGRTVVTLFYENSTRTRVSFEIAGKWMSADVVNVSASSSSVGKGESLRDTALTLAAAGADCVILRHPASGAAHRLADWLRDTGTSVVNAGDGTHEHPTQALLDAATLRERLGDLAGRRVAIVGDILHSRVARSNVHLLTTLGAEVTLVAPPTLLPVGVESWPVVVSHDLDSVLPASDAVMMLRVQAERMHGGFFPSAREYSIAYGLNETRARLLPEHAVVLHPGPMLRGMEIASAVADAPNAAITEQVRNGVHVRMAVLYHLLAGDGGDRD, from the coding sequence ATGAAGCACTTGCTGTCCACCGAAGGCCTCGACGCGGCCTCGGCCACGGCGGTGCTCGACACGGCAGACGAACTGAAGCGGACCCTGCTGGGCAGGGAGGTCCGCAAGCTGCCGACCCTGCGTGGCCGCACCGTCGTCACGTTGTTCTACGAGAACTCCACCCGCACCAGGGTGTCGTTCGAGATCGCCGGCAAGTGGATGAGCGCGGACGTGGTGAACGTCTCCGCGAGCTCTTCGTCGGTGGGGAAGGGCGAGTCGCTGCGCGACACCGCGTTGACCCTGGCCGCGGCGGGAGCCGATTGCGTCATCCTCCGGCACCCGGCCTCCGGCGCCGCCCACCGGCTCGCCGACTGGTTGCGCGACACCGGGACCAGCGTGGTCAACGCCGGGGACGGGACGCACGAACACCCGACCCAGGCGTTGCTCGACGCGGCGACACTGCGGGAACGGCTCGGCGACCTCGCCGGCCGCCGGGTGGCGATCGTGGGTGACATCCTGCACAGCAGGGTCGCCCGTTCGAACGTGCACCTGCTGACGACGCTCGGCGCCGAGGTGACACTCGTCGCGCCACCGACCCTGTTGCCGGTGGGCGTGGAGTCGTGGCCGGTCGTCGTCTCCCACGATCTGGATTCCGTGTTGCCCGCCTCCGACGCCGTGATGATGTTGCGAGTGCAGGCGGAGCGCATGCACGGAGGTTTCTTCCCCTCGGCGCGGGAGTACTCGATCGCGTACGGGCTGAACGAGACCAGAGCGCGGCTTTTGCCGGAGCACGCGGTGGTGTTGCATCCGGGCCCGATGCTGCGCGGCATGGAGATCGCCTCGGCCGTGGCGGACGCACCGAACGCGGCGATCACGGAACAGGTGCGCAACGGCGTGCACGTGAGGATGGCGGTGCTGTACCACCTGCTGGCGGGAGATGGAGGCGACCGTGACTGA
- a CDS encoding dihydroorotase — translation MTENRNLLLRRVRPYGEGEPVDVLVSDGVIAEIGRLDPPGGVEVIEGEGRILLPGFVDLHTHLREPGREDAETIETGSAAAALGGYTAVFAMANTDPVADNAVVTDHVWRRGREVGLVDVHPVGAVTVGLAGERLAEMGTMANSAAGVRMFSDDGHCVADPLVMRRALEYSTALGVVVAQHAEEPRLTVGAQAHEGERAARLGYVGWPASAEESIVARDCVLARHARARLHVCHVSAAGTVEVLRWAKEQGTEVSAEVTPHHLLLTDERLATFDPVNKVNPPLRSEADVQRMRRALADGVIDCVATDHAPHAPQDKDTEWTTARPGMLGLQTALSVVVETMVRPGLLDWRGVARVMSERPAEIVGLPDQGRPLAVGEPANLVVVDADAEWTVRGSELASRATNTPYEGLRLPAVVSLTLLRGRVTSREGKIV, via the coding sequence GTGACTGAGAATCGGAACTTGCTGCTACGGCGGGTGCGGCCGTACGGCGAGGGCGAGCCGGTCGACGTGCTCGTCTCCGACGGCGTCATCGCCGAGATCGGGCGGCTCGACCCGCCCGGCGGCGTCGAGGTGATCGAGGGCGAGGGACGGATCCTGCTGCCGGGATTCGTCGACCTGCACACGCACCTGCGGGAACCGGGCCGCGAGGACGCCGAGACGATCGAGACCGGGTCCGCCGCGGCCGCGCTGGGCGGCTACACGGCGGTGTTCGCCATGGCCAACACCGACCCGGTGGCGGACAACGCGGTGGTGACCGACCACGTGTGGCGCCGGGGGCGCGAGGTCGGACTCGTGGACGTGCACCCGGTCGGCGCGGTCACCGTGGGACTCGCGGGGGAGCGCCTGGCCGAGATGGGCACGATGGCGAACTCGGCCGCCGGGGTGCGGATGTTCTCCGACGACGGCCACTGCGTCGCCGACCCGCTCGTGATGCGCAGGGCGCTGGAGTACTCGACCGCGCTCGGCGTGGTGGTGGCCCAGCACGCCGAGGAACCGCGCCTCACCGTCGGGGCCCAGGCCCACGAGGGAGAACGGGCCGCCCGGCTGGGGTACGTGGGCTGGCCCGCGTCGGCGGAGGAGTCGATCGTCGCGCGGGACTGCGTGCTGGCACGACACGCACGGGCCCGGCTGCACGTGTGTCACGTCTCGGCGGCGGGCACCGTGGAGGTGCTGCGCTGGGCCAAGGAGCAGGGCACCGAGGTGTCGGCCGAGGTGACTCCCCACCACCTGCTGCTCACCGACGAGCGGTTGGCCACGTTCGATCCGGTCAACAAGGTCAATCCGCCGTTGCGCTCCGAGGCCGACGTGCAGCGGATGCGCCGGGCGCTGGCCGACGGGGTCATCGACTGCGTGGCCACCGACCACGCGCCGCACGCACCGCAGGACAAGGACACCGAGTGGACGACGGCCCGTCCGGGGATGCTCGGACTGCAGACCGCGCTGTCGGTGGTCGTGGAGACGATGGTCCGTCCCGGCCTGCTCGACTGGCGCGGCGTGGCGCGGGTCATGAGCGAGCGGCCCGCCGAGATCGTCGGGTTGCCGGACCAGGGCAGGCCGCTGGCCGTGGGTGAACCCGCCAACCTCGTGGTGGTGGACGCGGACGCGGAGTGGACGGTTCGCGGTTCCGAGCTGGCGAGCCGGGCGACCAACACGCCGTACGAAGGGCTGCGGCTTCCGGCCGTGGTGAGCCTCACGCTACTGCGCGGGCGTGTGACGTCGCGCGAAGGGAAGATTGTGTGA
- a CDS encoding PH-like domain-containing protein: MDRLLLTLLCFAFFALCLYGMWRGWRRQARTQSVLVPPFPTVPEERGELLLSTRGLYVSTTMSGHWQDRIVTRGAGMRGPAALRLYDRGIEVDRDGAPGFWIPRDSIVRVGTAKGMAGKVMGTESLLVFTWRLGDVELDTGLRGDDLSVYPQWIEQAKGGAQV; this comes from the coding sequence ATGGACCGGCTCCTGCTGACACTGTTGTGCTTCGCATTCTTCGCGCTGTGCCTCTACGGCATGTGGCGTGGCTGGCGACGACAGGCCCGTACCCAGAGCGTGCTCGTGCCACCGTTCCCGACGGTTCCCGAGGAACGAGGCGAGTTGCTGCTCTCCACCCGCGGCCTTTACGTCAGCACGACGATGTCGGGGCATTGGCAGGACCGCATCGTCACCCGCGGCGCGGGGATGCGGGGGCCGGCGGCGCTGCGACTGTACGACCGGGGAATCGAGGTCGACCGCGACGGCGCTCCGGGTTTTTGGATTCCACGCGACAGCATCGTTCGCGTGGGGACGGCGAAAGGAATGGCGGGCAAGGTCATGGGCACCGAGAGCCTGTTGGTGTTCACGTGGCGCCTTGGAGACGTCGAGCTCGACACCGGTCTGCGCGGTGACGACCTTTCCGTCTACCCGCAGTGGATCGAGCAGGCCAAGGGAGGTGCCCAGGTATGA
- the carA gene encoding glutamine-hydrolyzing carbamoyl-phosphate synthase small subunit, producing MTGTHTAAVLVLEDGRIFRGTAYGARGRTLGEVVFCTGMTGYQETLTDPSYHRQIVVQTAPQIGNTGWNDEDDESDRIWVAGYVVRDPARTPSNWRATRSLDDALREQGVVGIAGIDTRGLTRHIREHGAMRAGIFSGDALAPDDELVEQVLASPRMKGADLAGEVTTAKPYVVPAKGETRFRVAALDLGIKANTPRQLTRRGVEVHVLPASSDLDDILAVDPHGVFLSNGPGDPETQHHAIDLTRRVLERELPLFGICFGNQILGRALGLSTYKMRFGHRGVNIPVLDVATGRVAITSQNHGFALEGEPGQHFDSPFGKARVSHYCANDGTVEGLRCEEVPAFSVQYHPEAAAGPHDAALLFDDFVTLMEARHAQAQ from the coding sequence ATGACCGGCACGCACACTGCCGCCGTACTCGTGCTCGAGGACGGTCGGATCTTCCGGGGGACGGCGTACGGCGCGCGGGGGCGCACCCTCGGCGAGGTGGTCTTCTGCACCGGCATGACCGGTTACCAGGAGACGCTGACGGACCCGTCCTACCACCGGCAGATCGTGGTGCAGACGGCGCCGCAGATCGGCAACACCGGCTGGAACGACGAGGACGACGAGTCGGACCGCATCTGGGTGGCGGGCTACGTGGTCCGCGACCCCGCGCGGACGCCCTCCAACTGGCGGGCGACCCGGTCGCTGGACGACGCGTTGCGCGAGCAGGGCGTGGTGGGAATCGCGGGGATCGACACCCGCGGCCTCACCCGGCATATCCGGGAGCACGGCGCCATGCGCGCGGGCATCTTCTCCGGTGACGCGCTCGCCCCGGACGACGAACTGGTGGAGCAGGTGCTGGCGAGCCCGAGGATGAAGGGCGCCGACCTCGCCGGCGAGGTGACCACCGCGAAGCCGTACGTGGTGCCCGCGAAGGGCGAGACCCGGTTCCGGGTCGCGGCGCTGGACCTCGGCATCAAGGCGAACACGCCGAGGCAGCTGACGCGGCGGGGAGTGGAGGTCCACGTGCTGCCCGCGAGCAGCGACCTCGACGACATCCTCGCCGTCGACCCGCACGGGGTGTTCTTGTCCAACGGACCCGGTGACCCGGAGACGCAGCACCACGCGATCGACCTCACGCGCCGGGTGCTGGAGCGGGAACTGCCGCTGTTCGGCATCTGCTTCGGCAACCAGATCCTCGGCCGGGCCCTGGGGCTGTCGACCTACAAGATGCGTTTCGGCCACCGGGGCGTCAACATCCCCGTCCTCGACGTGGCGACGGGCCGGGTGGCGATCACGTCGCAGAACCACGGCTTCGCTTTGGAGGGTGAACCCGGCCAGCACTTCGACTCCCCCTTCGGCAAGGCGCGCGTGAGCCACTACTGCGCCAACGACGGCACCGTGGAGGGGCTGCGCTGCGAGGAGGTGCCCGCGTTCTCCGTGCAGTACCACCCCGAGGCCGCCGCGGGCCCCCACGACGCGGCACTGCTGTTCGACGACTTCGTGACCCTGATGGAGGCCCGCCATGCCCAAGCGCAGTGA
- the carB gene encoding carbamoyl-phosphate synthase large subunit, with amino-acid sequence MPKRSDIEHVLVIGSGPIVIGQAAEFDYSGTQACRVLRSEGLRVSLVNSNPATIMTDPEFADSTYVEPVTPEFVEKVIVAEQEKGRPIDSLLATLGGQTALNCAVALHERGVLEKYGIELIGADVDAIQRGEDRQKFKDIVRAVGGGVPRSAVCHSMEEVRETVAELGLPVVIRPSFTMGGLGSGMAHTPEELERMASFGLEESPVTEVLIEESVLGWKEYELELMRDRHDNVVVVCSIENLDPMGVHTGDSITVAPAMTLTDREYQHMRDVGIAVLREVGVDTGGCNIQFAVNPKDGRMVVIEMNPRVSRSSALASKATGFPIAKIAAKLAIGYTLDEITNDITGETPASFEPTLDYVVVKMPRFAFEKFPGADPELTTTMKSVGEAMAIGRSFPEALGKAMRSLETKAAGFWTRPDPEGATLESTLEQLRTPHEGRIYAVERALRLGATVEQIHEASGIDPWFIDQLALIGEIGAEIRDAPVLDEELLRKAKRIGLSDRQLAALRPELAGEDGVRALRHRLGVRPVFKTVDTCAAEFEARTPYHYSAYESDPAAESEVAPQREKPKVLILGSGPNRIGQGIEFDYSCVHAALALREAGFEAVMINCNPETVSTDYDTSDRLYFEPLTFEDVLEIVHAEQESGDVVGVIVQLGGQTPLGLAQRLADAGVPVVGTPPEAIHLAEERGAFGDVLTAAGLPAPKYGMATSFDGARRIADEIGYPVLVRPSYVLGGRGMEIVYDEDSLRGYIERATEVTPEHPVLVDRFLDDAIEIDVDALYDGEELYLGGVMEHIEEAGVHSGDSACALPPITLGRTNLEEVRRSTEAIAKGIGVRGLLNVQYALKDDVLYVLEANPRASRTVPFVSKATAVPLAKAAALLMTGSSIAELRSRGVLPAEGDGGMLPLGSPVAVKEAVLPFHRFRTREGQGVDSLLGPEMKSTGEVMGVDLSFGVAFAKSQAGAYGSLPTHGTVFVSVANRDKRSLVFPVKRLADLGFKVLATAGTADVLRRNGIECSVVRKHYQGSTPEEPNIVEMILAGGVDMVINTPYGNNGPRVDGYEIRTAAVSRGIPCITTVQGAAAAVHGIEALIRGDIVARSLQELQATVREVTGA; translated from the coding sequence ATGCCCAAGCGCAGTGACATCGAGCATGTACTCGTGATCGGGTCCGGGCCGATCGTCATCGGCCAGGCCGCCGAGTTCGACTACTCCGGTACCCAGGCGTGTCGCGTGCTCCGCTCCGAGGGACTGCGCGTGAGCCTCGTGAACTCCAACCCGGCGACGATCATGACCGACCCGGAGTTCGCCGACTCGACCTACGTGGAGCCGGTGACCCCGGAGTTCGTGGAGAAGGTCATCGTCGCCGAGCAGGAGAAGGGTCGTCCGATCGACTCGCTGCTGGCCACCCTCGGCGGGCAGACGGCGCTGAACTGCGCGGTCGCCCTCCACGAGCGGGGAGTGCTGGAGAAGTACGGCATCGAACTCATCGGGGCCGACGTCGACGCCATCCAGCGCGGTGAGGACCGGCAGAAGTTCAAGGACATCGTGCGGGCCGTCGGCGGCGGGGTGCCGCGCAGCGCCGTGTGCCACTCGATGGAGGAGGTCCGGGAGACCGTCGCCGAACTCGGGCTTCCGGTGGTCATCCGGCCGTCGTTCACGATGGGCGGGCTGGGCTCCGGCATGGCGCACACGCCCGAGGAACTGGAGCGCATGGCCTCGTTCGGGCTGGAGGAGAGCCCGGTCACCGAGGTGCTCATCGAGGAGAGCGTCCTCGGGTGGAAGGAGTACGAGCTGGAGCTCATGCGCGACCGGCACGACAACGTGGTGGTCGTGTGCTCCATCGAGAACCTCGACCCGATGGGCGTGCACACCGGCGACTCGATCACCGTGGCGCCCGCGATGACGCTCACCGACCGTGAGTACCAGCACATGCGCGACGTCGGCATCGCGGTGCTGCGCGAGGTCGGTGTGGACACCGGTGGCTGCAACATCCAGTTCGCCGTCAACCCCAAGGACGGCCGCATGGTCGTCATCGAGATGAACCCGAGGGTGTCGCGGTCGTCGGCCCTGGCGTCGAAGGCCACCGGCTTCCCCATCGCCAAGATCGCCGCCAAGCTCGCCATCGGGTACACGCTCGACGAGATCACGAACGACATCACCGGTGAGACCCCGGCGTCGTTCGAGCCGACGCTCGACTACGTCGTCGTCAAGATGCCCCGGTTCGCGTTCGAGAAGTTCCCCGGCGCGGACCCGGAACTGACCACGACGATGAAGAGCGTGGGCGAGGCGATGGCCATCGGGCGCAGCTTCCCCGAAGCCCTGGGCAAGGCCATGCGTTCCCTGGAGACCAAGGCCGCCGGGTTCTGGACGCGCCCCGATCCCGAGGGGGCAACGCTGGAGTCGACGCTGGAGCAGCTCCGCACGCCTCACGAGGGTCGGATCTACGCCGTGGAGCGGGCGCTGCGCCTCGGCGCCACGGTGGAACAGATCCACGAGGCCAGCGGCATCGACCCGTGGTTCATCGACCAGCTCGCCCTCATCGGCGAGATCGGGGCCGAGATCCGGGATGCGCCCGTGCTGGACGAGGAGCTGCTGCGCAAGGCCAAGCGAATCGGGCTGTCCGACCGGCAGCTCGCGGCCCTCCGCCCCGAACTGGCGGGGGAGGACGGCGTGCGCGCCCTGCGACACCGGCTGGGGGTCCGTCCGGTCTTCAAGACCGTGGACACCTGCGCCGCGGAGTTCGAGGCCAGGACGCCGTACCACTACTCGGCCTACGAGTCCGACCCGGCCGCGGAGTCCGAGGTGGCGCCGCAGCGCGAGAAGCCGAAGGTACTCATCCTCGGATCGGGGCCCAACCGCATCGGCCAGGGCATCGAGTTCGACTACTCGTGCGTGCACGCCGCGCTGGCTCTGCGCGAGGCGGGCTTCGAGGCCGTGATGATCAACTGCAACCCGGAGACGGTCTCCACCGACTACGACACCTCCGACCGCCTGTACTTCGAGCCGCTCACGTTCGAGGACGTACTGGAGATCGTGCACGCGGAGCAGGAGTCCGGCGACGTCGTCGGGGTCATCGTGCAGCTCGGCGGTCAGACGCCGCTCGGCCTCGCTCAGCGGCTCGCTGACGCGGGCGTGCCCGTCGTGGGCACCCCGCCCGAGGCCATCCACCTGGCCGAGGAACGTGGGGCGTTCGGTGACGTGCTTACGGCCGCCGGCCTGCCCGCCCCGAAGTACGGCATGGCGACCTCGTTCGACGGGGCCCGCCGGATCGCGGACGAGATCGGCTACCCGGTGCTCGTGCGGCCGTCGTACGTGCTCGGCGGCCGGGGCATGGAGATCGTCTACGACGAGGACTCCCTGCGCGGCTACATCGAGCGCGCCACCGAGGTGACGCCCGAGCACCCGGTGTTGGTCGACCGGTTCCTCGACGACGCCATCGAGATCGACGTCGACGCGCTCTACGACGGCGAGGAGCTGTACCTGGGTGGGGTCATGGAGCACATCGAGGAGGCCGGGGTGCACTCCGGTGACTCGGCGTGCGCGCTGCCGCCCATCACGTTGGGCCGCACCAACCTGGAGGAGGTGCGCCGGTCGACCGAGGCCATCGCCAAGGGCATCGGGGTGCGCGGCCTGCTCAACGTGCAGTACGCCCTCAAGGACGACGTCCTGTACGTGCTGGAGGCCAACCCCAGGGCGTCGCGGACCGTGCCGTTCGTCTCGAAGGCCACCGCGGTGCCCCTGGCGAAGGCGGCGGCGTTGCTCATGACCGGCTCGTCGATCGCCGAGCTGCGTTCCCGTGGCGTCCTGCCCGCCGAGGGCGACGGCGGGATGCTGCCCCTGGGTTCCCCGGTCGCGGTGAAGGAGGCGGTCCTGCCGTTCCACCGCTTCCGCACGCGGGAAGGCCAGGGCGTCGACTCCCTGCTCGGCCCCGAGATGAAGTCGACGGGCGAGGTGATGGGTGTCGACCTGTCCTTCGGGGTGGCGTTCGCGAAGTCCCAGGCCGGGGCGTACGGCTCGCTACCCACGCACGGAACCGTGTTCGTGTCGGTCGCCAACCGCGACAAGCGGTCGCTGGTGTTTCCGGTGAAGCGGCTCGCGGACCTCGGCTTCAAGGTGCTGGCGACCGCGGGCACGGCGGACGTGCTGCGGCGCAACGGCATCGAGTGCTCGGTGGTGCGCAAGCATTACCAGGGCAGCACACCCGAGGAGCCCAACATCGTCGAGATGATCCTCGCCGGCGGCGTCGACATGGTGATCAACACGCCTTACGGCAACAACGGGCCGCGCGTGGACGGGTACGAGATCCGCACGGCGGCGGTGTCACGGGGCATTCCGTGCATCACCACCGTCCAGGGGGCGGCCGCCGCGGTGCACGGCATCGAGGCGCTGATTCGCGGCGACATCGTCGCACGCTCGCTCCAGGAACTGCAGGCCACCGTCCGCGAGGTGACCGGCGCATGA
- the pyrF gene encoding orotidine-5'-phosphate decarboxylase, which yields MNGAGGASSGVPSFGARLTEAVAARGPLCVGVDPHPALLEAWGLPLDVAGFERFALTATEALADSVAVLKPQSAFFEAYGAAGITVLERVISTARQAGALVLLDVKRGDIGSTMAAYAAAYLADTAPLAADAITVSPYLGFGALEPAFTRARETGRGVFVLARTSNPEGHTVQRARDSRDVTVAQSIVDEAAKLNAGAEPLGDVGVVVGATVEPDEVRLDTLNGPVLVPGFGAQGATAEDLRRVFGSGVRGLLPTSSRDILRHGPDAEALRAAAERAKDSIASILP from the coding sequence ATGAACGGAGCCGGCGGTGCCTCCTCGGGCGTGCCGTCGTTCGGCGCGCGCCTGACGGAGGCGGTGGCCGCGCGGGGGCCGCTGTGCGTCGGCGTGGACCCGCATCCGGCGCTGTTGGAGGCCTGGGGGCTCCCCCTCGACGTGGCCGGGTTCGAACGCTTCGCCCTGACCGCCACGGAGGCCCTCGCGGACTCCGTGGCGGTGCTGAAGCCGCAGTCGGCCTTCTTCGAGGCGTACGGGGCGGCGGGGATCACGGTCCTCGAACGCGTGATCTCCACCGCCCGGCAGGCGGGAGCGCTGGTGTTGCTGGACGTCAAGCGCGGTGACATCGGATCGACGATGGCCGCCTACGCGGCCGCGTACCTCGCCGACACCGCGCCCCTGGCGGCCGACGCGATCACCGTGTCCCCCTATCTGGGGTTCGGGGCGCTGGAACCCGCGTTCACGCGGGCACGGGAGACGGGACGCGGCGTCTTCGTGCTCGCGCGGACGTCCAACCCGGAAGGGCACACCGTCCAACGGGCGCGTGATTCCCGCGACGTCACCGTTGCCCAATCCATTGTGGATGAGGCGGCGAAGCTCAACGCCGGCGCGGAACCACTCGGTGACGTGGGGGTGGTGGTGGGAGCCACCGTGGAGCCGGACGAGGTGCGGTTGGACACACTCAACGGTCCCGTGCTCGTCCCCGGCTTCGGCGCACAGGGGGCCACGGCGGAGGACCTGCGGAGGGTCTTCGGGTCCGGGGTGCGGGGGCTGCTGCCCACGTCGTCGCGGGACATCCTGCGTCACGGTCCCGATGCCGAGGCGTTGCGGGCGGCCGCGGAGCGGGCGAAGGACAGTATCGCCTCCATCCTGCCGTAG
- the mihF gene encoding integration host factor, actinobacterial type translates to MALPQLTEEQRAAALEKAAAARRARAELKERLKRGGTTLAEVLKQADEDEVLGKMKVSALLEALPGVGKVRAQQTMERLEIASSRRLRGLGDRQRKALLAEFSGE, encoded by the coding sequence GTGGCACTTCCCCAGCTCACCGAGGAACAGCGTGCTGCGGCGCTGGAGAAGGCCGCCGCCGCCCGTCGCGCTCGCGCGGAGCTCAAGGAGAGGCTCAAGCGTGGCGGTACGACCCTCGCCGAGGTGCTGAAGCAGGCCGACGAGGACGAGGTCCTCGGCAAGATGAAGGTCTCCGCTCTGCTGGAGGCCCTGCCGGGCGTGGGTAAGGTGCGTGCGCAGCAGACGATGGAGCGGTTGGAGATCGCCTCCAGCCGTCGTCTGCGTGGCCTCGGCGACCGGCAGCGCAAGGCGCTGCTGGCCGAGTTCAGCGGCGAGTGA
- the gmk gene encoding guanylate kinase, translated as MSEQNRGSNAAGFSACRATQGESVPGASPRHRLTVVSGPSGVGKSSVVAELRRLCPDIYFSVSVTTRPPRAGEVDGEHYHFVDRETFEAMARGGELLEHAEFAGNRYGTPRAPVERMLRAGRPAVLEIELKGARQVRRAMPDAQLVMLLPPSWEELVDRLTGRGTEHDDAVRARLREAEKELAAADEFDARIVNDDVRTAARQLLSLVIGRTTVCDETEHSQ; from the coding sequence GTGAGCGAGCAGAACCGCGGCTCGAACGCGGCGGGCTTTTCGGCCTGCCGCGCGACGCAGGGTGAGTCGGTGCCGGGCGCGAGCCCACGGCACCGGCTCACCGTCGTCTCGGGCCCTTCCGGGGTCGGTAAGTCGAGCGTGGTCGCGGAGTTGCGCAGGCTGTGCCCCGACATCTACTTCAGCGTGTCGGTGACCACGCGCCCGCCGCGTGCGGGCGAGGTGGACGGCGAGCACTACCACTTCGTCGACCGCGAGACCTTCGAGGCGATGGCGCGCGGCGGCGAGTTGCTCGAACACGCCGAGTTCGCGGGTAACCGTTACGGCACCCCTCGGGCCCCCGTGGAGCGCATGCTGCGCGCGGGCCGTCCGGCGGTGTTGGAGATCGAACTCAAGGGCGCCCGCCAGGTGCGCCGGGCGATGCCCGACGCGCAGTTGGTGATGCTGTTGCCGCCTTCCTGGGAGGAACTGGTCGACAGGCTCACCGGCCGGGGCACGGAACACGACGACGCCGTGCGGGCCCGCCTGCGGGAGGCCGAGAAGGAACTCGCGGCGGCCGACGAGTTCGACGCGCGCATCGTCAACGACGACGTGCGGACCGCCGCGCGCCAGTTGCTAAGCTTGGTGATTGGCCGAACCACCGTTTGCGACGAGACGGAGCACAGTCAGTGA
- the rpoZ gene encoding DNA-directed RNA polymerase subunit omega, which yields MTAITLGAQGEQLEGITNPPIDDLLEKVSSKYALVIYAAKRARQINDYYAQLGEGLLEYVGPLVEPGPREKPLSIALREIHAGLLEHTEGE from the coding sequence GTGACCGCGATTACGCTGGGTGCGCAGGGTGAGCAGCTCGAAGGCATCACCAACCCGCCCATCGACGACCTGCTCGAAAAGGTCAGCTCCAAGTACGCTCTGGTGATCTACGCGGCGAAGCGCGCCCGTCAGATCAACGACTACTACGCCCAGCTCGGCGAGGGCCTGCTGGAGTACGTGGGGCCGCTCGTGGAGCCGGGCCCGCGCGAGAAGCCGCTGTCGATCGCTCTGCGCGAGATCCACGCGGGTCTGCTGGAGCACACCGAAGGCGAGTAG